GAGGAAGGTCGTCGCCAGGGCCAGCAGGCCGGCGCCGATCAGGCCGCCGCACGCGATGACCAATCCCATCGCGGCCATGGCGTGCGACCTGTCGGCCGGCCGGACGACCGACAGGGCGCCAATGAACAGGCAGGGCCCGATCACCGCCAGCAGCGCCTGACCCAGCGCGAGCAGGGCGAGCAGCACCCAGAGGCCTGGCGCGAGCGCCGACAGGCCGAAGGCCGCCGCCGACGTGGCGAGCGCGCCGCCCGCCAGCGCCATGAACCGCGCGGGCCCGGCCCGGTAGGCCGCCTCCGCCCTGCCCCCGAACACGGCCAAGGCCACGATCGACGCCGCGGCGGCCGCGCTGGTGAACAGCCCGCGCTGGCCGGGCGTCAGCGCGAACTCCTGCTCCAGGAGCGTCGAGACCACCACCGCGTACGGCGCGGCCAGCGCCCCGATCGCGGTGAACCCGACGCACGTCCTGCGGATCGTCGGGATGCGCCCGACGCGCAGCACCGTGGCCGCGAAACCGTTCCGCTCCTCGCCCGCGCCGGTCACGGCCGCGCCGGACCTGGCCTGGAGCTCGGCGACGTCCCACCGGCCCAGGACGGGCTCACGCAGCCGCAGCGCGTACAGGCAGGCCACCAGCGACAGCGCGCCCAGCGTCGCGAACACCGCCCGCCAGTCCATGCCGAGCCACGACACCAGCCCCGCGATGACCAGAGGCGCCAGGATGCCTGCCAGCGGCGACGACGCCGAGTACAGCGACATCACCCGCATCCTGGCGGGCGGAGGGTAGGCGTCCACCAGCAGCGGCGGGTGCAGCACCGCCACCGTGCCCGTGGTGGCCCCGTTGACCAGCATGAGCGCGGCCAGCGAGACCGGACCCACGACCGAACCGGTGAACAGCGTGGTCAGGCTCCAGGCGAACCCGGTGCCGACCGCGAGCCGTACCCGGTGGGGATAACGGCGCAGCAGCGCCGCCACCGCGATGGGGGCCAGCCCCGCCGCCACGCCCTGGACGGCGACGATCCCCGACAGGGAGCCGACGTCCATCCCGAGCGACGCGGCGACCTCCGGCGCGAGCACGCCGAACACCTGGGACTGGAAGTTGTCCACGACGGCCAGCACCGTCAGCGCGACCATGAAGGACAGGCCGACGCCGTGCTCCCTGAGCGTGCGCAGCAGCGGGGCGGTGTCGCCCCTCCTGCCGGTCACGCCCAGGACCGCGCGGGCGTCCTGCCTGCTCAGCGGGTCGTCCTCGGCTGATAGATCGTTCACGCATCCGAGGATCACGCGCCGCCGAGGGGCGGCACGAGCCCCCGATGGGATGCTCGCCGATGGGGAAGGTAGGCGGCGGCGACCTACTTTCGTCGCATCCGGCACGCGGTCCCTGCTCGGTAGCGTGGCGGTATGAAAGTGGGGGTCAGCAGGCTGATCGGGGACGTCGCGCTCGCCGCGGCCGTGGGCGTGGTGGGTGTCACCAGCGATCTGGCGATCAGCGGCGCGGTGCCGATGGCGCTGGTGCCCGACGTGCCGTGGCAGGGGCTGTGGGTGCAGGTCGCGGGGGCGGCGCTGCTGCTGGCGCGGCGGCGCCTCCCGCTCGCGGTGACGCTGGCGATGATCCCGCTCGGCTACGTCGAGGTGCCGGTGGCGATGCCGTTCGCCCTCTACGCCCTCGGCGCCCACCGCGGCGACCGGCGGCTGCTCGTGGCCGTGGCGGGGCTGGCGCTGCTCGTGCTGTCGCACCTGTGGGAGGCGGCCGACCTGGCCACCGCGCTGCACATCCTGTCGATCTGCGGCCTGGTCGTGGTGCCCTCGACGCTGCTCGGTCTCTACGCCGACAGTCAGCGGCGGCTCAATACCGCGCTGGCCGAACGCGCCGAACGGGCCGAGCACGAGCAATGGCTGCTGGTCGAGCAGGCCAGGGCCGAGGAGCGCACGCGGCTGGCCCGCGAGATGCACGACGTCGTCACCCACCACGTCAGCCTGATGGTGCTGCAGGCGGGTTCGCTGCGGATGTCCGCGCCCTCGCCCGAGGTGCGCGAGGCGGCCGAGGACCTGCGCGCGACGGGCCGGCGGGCCCTCGGCGAGCTGCGCGAGATCGTCGGCGTGCTGCACGACTGTGAGCCTGCCGACCTTGCGCCGCCGCCGACGCTGCTCGACGTCTCCCGCCTCGTCGCCGAGTCCGGCCTGCCGGTGTCGCTCAGCCAGGACGAGGAGATCGAGGTGTCGGCGCCGCTCGGCCGTACCGCCTATCGGGTGGTTCAGGAGGCGCTGACCAACGCGCGCAAGCACGCTCCCGGCGCCCCGGTCTCGGTACGGCTCAGCCACGACGGCGGCGGCGTCCGCGTCGAGGTGAGCAACCCCGCGTCCGGCGCGGCGCCCGCCGACCTGCCGCCGTCGGGCACGGGGCTGCTCGGGCTGCGCCAGCGGGTGGAACTGGTCGGCGGCGTGTTCAGCGCCGGGCCGACCGAGGAAGGGGGCTTCGCGGTACGGGCGACGCTGCCGGCGAAGGGAAGCACCCGGTGATCAGGATCCTGCTCGTGGACGACGAACGCATGGTCTGCGCCCACCTGCGGGCGATCCTGTCGCGCGCCGACGACCTGGAGGTGGTGGGCGAAGCGCACGACGGCGCGGAGGCCGTCGAGGCGATCGTCCGGCTCTCGTCGTGCTTATGGACATCAGGATGCCGGGCGTCGACGGCCTGGCCGCGACCGAACACGCCTGCCGGCTGCCCGACCCGCCCAAGATCATCGTGCTCACCACCTTCGACCTGGACGAGTACGCGGTGAGGGCGCTGCGCGCGGGCGCGGTCGGCTTCCTGCTCAAGGACACCGACCCCGAGGACCTCACCGGCATCGTCAGGGTCGCCGCCGACGGGCACGCCGTCATCTCGCCCGCGCTGACCAGGCGGCTGATCTCGGCCTTCGCGCCCGGCGAGCCCGCAAGGCAGGCGGCCAGGGCGCGCGTGGCCGAGCTGACCGAGCGCGAGACCGAGGTGCTGATCTGCCTGGCCGAAGGGCTGTCCAACTCCCAGACGGGCAGCAGGCTGTTCCTCAGCGAGACGACGGTCAAGGGATACGTGTCCCGGCTGCTCCTGCTCGACTGCGCCAACCGCACCCAGGCCGCGCTGCTGGCCCACGACGCCGGTCTGGTCAGCCGAGCCTGAGCTCACGCCATCCTGCGGGCGGCGAAGCCGCCGCTGACCAGGCGCACGGCCCGCCCCTGACGGACCACGAATGCCAGGTCCCAGCCCCGCCCGCCGGACAGGTCCCGCTCGGGCAGGAACCTGTCCCGCTCCAGCGGTAGCAGCGCGACCGGCGGGCTGACCCGCCCCGAGGCCACCTCCTCCAGCGTCACCGTGAGCACTCCGTCCACCGCGCTCACCTCGTAGCGCAGGTCGCACGCGGCATAGCGGCCCACGTACGGCTCCGCGTCGGCGGTCAGCCGCGTGACGGGCTCCACGTCGTACGGCGCTGCCCCCAGCACCTCGGCGGCCACCTCGGCGGCCAGCGGATACCCCGCGTGCGGCGTGTTGCACACCACCCCGACGACCACCCCGGTGGACGGCGCCCACAGCAGCGTGGACGAGCCCCCGTAGTTGGTGCCGCTGTGCCCGAACACGGCCGTCCCGCCGAAGTCGCGCCGGTATGGGCCGAGGCACCACTCGCGCGCGAACCGCCTGGTCGGCAGCGACACCTGCGGCACGTGCATGGCCGCGCACGCCTCGGCCGACAGCACACCCGCGCCGCCGCGCACGAACAGCTCGCCGAATCTGGCCAGATCGCCCGCCGTCGAGCACAGCGTGCTGCCCGCCGGTCCCGAGGCGCGCGAGAACGTCCACGGCCGCACCACCGAGCCGTCGGGCGCGTGCCCGACGGCGACCCTGTGATAGGGCAGCTCGTCCCACAGCGTCGTGCAGTCGCGCAGCCCGAGCGGCTCGAACACCCTGCGCCGCAGTGCCTCGTCCCAGCTCAGCCCGGTCAGCCTGGCCACCAGCGCGCCGGAGACGACGGTGGAGGCGTTGCTGTACGAGTAGCCGTCGCCCGGCGCGAACAGCATCTCCATGCGCGAGAGCGTGGCCAGGTAGTCGGCGGGATCGTCGTAGAACCCGTTGTCGATCCCGCTGGTCATGGATAGCAGGTGGCGCGCCGTCACCGACGCGGTGGCGGCCTGGTCCGACAGCCGCAGCTCGGGCAGATGACGCACCACCGGCTCGTCCAGGTCGAGCAGACCCTCGTCGACCAGGCTCATCACCAGCACCGCCGTGTGCAGCTTGGTCGTCGAGCCGATCTGCATCAGCGTGCGCGCGTCCATCGGCGTGCCGAGCTCGGCGTTGGCGATCCCGGTCGCCGCCTCGCGCAACTCCCCGCCGACCAGCACGGCGACCTGCGCGCCGCGCACGCCCAGCCGGCACGCTGCCTCGGTAAGCATCTCTTCCATGGCGACCGAGTCTCAGCCGCCTCGACCTGCCCGATCAAGACGGTGGCGGGCGAAGGCGACCTTCGCCACGGCCGAACCGTACTTTGGTATGCGGCCGGAATGCCGGGCGCGAGACGTCTGTCAGAAGCCGAACTGTGCGAACGTGCCCCCTTCGCGCATCGCCATGATGGCCGCCTCGGGATAGTCGACCGTGCCGTCGGGAAGTCGGTCGAGCGGATGCCACTCCAGCGCGATCGCACTTGCCAGGCTCGGCGTTGTACGGCTCGCCGTCCCACCGCTCGGCTCTCTTCACCATCCGCCACCGCCATGCCGAGGGGCGCTGACGTGGTACTGGACCTGAACAAGCTCGAGCACCTGGTTACCGTCGCAGAGGAAGACAGCCTCACCCGTGCCGCCGCTCGTCCGCCTCTGTTGTCGGTGAGACGGGGCCGAACTGGCGAAACGGTCAAGAAGTACCTTGCGGAAGACGGTCCCGTCGCGCCACCGGTGGCGGCAAGCCGGCAGCAGCAGAAACATGCCCAGCGCAATGGCTGGGTAGATGAACCAGCCGAGTGCGCCGCCAAGTGCGTAGCCGATCACGTCGGCGGTAGAGTGCAGTCGGCCGTGGCGGACGTAGCGCGGATCAGCGATCCGAGAGCAGACCGGGGTTGCGGGCGAGATGAGTATAGATCCATTGCCGGCTTGCCACATGGCTGCGTGGCGATGAGCGTATACCGGGCGACCGCGGTACAGGGGTCTGCGCCGATGGGGTCGGACTGCACGGTTTCGGAGAACACCGCGGTGGGGAAGGTCCGTGCAGCGGTTGTCAGGAGGAGCGAGATTGGCCGCCTGCAGGCCAGGGTCAACGCCACCACCAGGGGCAACGTCGACACCTTCAACGCCAATAACCACACAGCACGCCTGGGTCGGTATCGCTCCCTCGAAGCAGGAACCAAACGATGGGAGACTGAGATGCGCCGCGAAGATCTCCCGGCCCCGCAGACCGGGATCCTGCTCACGCACTTCCTCACCGTGGCCGACGTGGCCCGTTCGCGGGCCTTCTACACCGATGTGCTCGGTGGCGAAGCGGTACTCGACGAGAACCCATGCATCGTCAAACTCGCCAACGCGTGGATCATCATGAACCCCGGGGGCGGCCCCACTCCCGACAAGCCCGACGTCACCCTGCATCCACCCTCCGACCCCGGCACCGCGACCAGCTTCCTCAACATCCGCGTGGCCGACATCAACAGCTGCTACCAGGAGTGGAGCGCCAAAGGCGCCCAATTCCTCACTCCACCCATCGACCGCAAGGCCGAACTGCGCTGCTACATGCGCGACCCCGACGGCTACCTCATCGAGGTCGGGCAGTCCACCGGCCTCCTTCAGGGCATCCTGGCCGACCCGCCCGCCGAAAGCTGACTACGGCCCCGCCACGCCGGGAGAAGATCGCAGCTGGAGGCAGGACGCCGTGAGCGAGCAGGGCGCGGCGCAGGTGCGCGTCACCGAGCCTGCGAACCGATCCGGTACAAGATGGCATCGGAGGATGGCCAGGTGGCCGGATCACCCAGTGCCAGCACCTGCGGGGCGGCATACTCGGCCACCCGTTCGCGGACGGATGCATGTCCGCGAACATCGCAGCGGGAAACAGCGCGGCATAGGGTTCTTGCCGCCCGCTCGGCGCCCGTCCTGAAGTCCGAGACCAGGAAGCAGGGCCTTGGCAAAGTGGCGTTGAGGAGCCCGATGTCCGGTTCGTGGAGGTGGCGTGCACCGTGCCAATACTCGTGTACTGGCTCTCACCTGGGATGCCAGAGATCGCTAAGCCGCTCGCTGATACTGATTGATCAATCCCGAGACAGCCGGCGTATGACGAGGTCACGCACCTCCTCGGCGATCGGCGGGCGGCCGGTGTCGCCCGGGTAGGTCCAGTGCCGTTTGACCAGCCTGCGGTGCCAGGCCAGCAGGGTGCCCGGCGTGACGATCCGATGCACCCGAAGCCAGCGCTGAAGACATCGTGTGAGCGCGGCAAGGATCGCCCGGTCGGCCCAATCCGGCCGCGGATGAGCGCCTGGCGGCGCAGCACCGCCACCTCATGCCGCAGCACGAGGATTTCGACTTCTTTGGAGGCATCGCTGCGGGCCAGCAGGATCAGCCAGCCCACAACCCGGATGAAGATCAGATACAGCAGACGGAAGCACGCGAGGAGCGAGGATAAGGGCAGGTCAACCACCGTGCACGAGTATTGGCACAGCACACGGTCTGGACCCCCGGCACGCCGCCCGCTACCCG
This window of the Nonomuraea africana genome carries:
- a CDS encoding MFS transporter — translated: MNDLSAEDDPLSRQDARAVLGVTGRRGDTAPLLRTLREHGVGLSFMVALTVLAVVDNFQSQVFGVLAPEVAASLGMDVGSLSGIVAVQGVAAGLAPIAVAALLRRYPHRVRLAVGTGFAWSLTTLFTGSVVGPVSLAALMLVNGATTGTVAVLHPPLLVDAYPPPARMRVMSLYSASSPLAGILAPLVIAGLVSWLGMDWRAVFATLGALSLVACLYALRLREPVLGRWDVAELQARSGAAVTGAGEERNGFAATVLRVGRIPTIRRTCVGFTAIGALAAPYAVVVSTLLEQEFALTPGQRGLFTSAAAAASIVALAVFGGRAEAAYRAGPARFMALAGGALATSAAAFGLSALAPGLWVLLALLALGQALLAVIGPCLFIGALSVVRPADRSHAMAAMGLVIACGGLIGAGLLALATTFLDLRGALLLLLVPAALGSWFIATIHKTLMGDLDALIDHAIGETR
- a CDS encoding sensor histidine kinase produces the protein MKVGVSRLIGDVALAAAVGVVGVTSDLAISGAVPMALVPDVPWQGLWVQVAGAALLLARRRLPLAVTLAMIPLGYVEVPVAMPFALYALGAHRGDRRLLVAVAGLALLVLSHLWEAADLATALHILSICGLVVVPSTLLGLYADSQRRLNTALAERAERAEHEQWLLVEQARAEERTRLAREMHDVVTHHVSLMVLQAGSLRMSAPSPEVREAAEDLRATGRRALGELREIVGVLHDCEPADLAPPPTLLDVSRLVAESGLPVSLSQDEEIEVSAPLGRTAYRVVQEALTNARKHAPGAPVSVRLSHDGGGVRVEVSNPASGAAPADLPPSGTGLLGLRQRVELVGGVFSAGPTEEGGFAVRATLPAKGSTR
- a CDS encoding serine hydrolase domain-containing protein, producing the protein MEEMLTEAACRLGVRGAQVAVLVGGELREAATGIANAELGTPMDARTLMQIGSTTKLHTAVLVMSLVDEGLLDLDEPVVRHLPELRLSDQAATASVTARHLLSMTSGIDNGFYDDPADYLATLSRMEMLFAPGDGYSYSNASTVVSGALVARLTGLSWDEALRRRVFEPLGLRDCTTLWDELPYHRVAVGHAPDGSVVRPWTFSRASGPAGSTLCSTAGDLARFGELFVRGGAGVLSAEACAAMHVPQVSLPTRRFAREWCLGPYRRDFGGTAVFGHSGTNYGGSSTLLWAPSTGVVVGVVCNTPHAGYPLAAEVAAEVLGAAPYDVEPVTRLTADAEPYVGRYAACDLRYEVSAVDGVLTVTLEEVASGRVSPPVALLPLERDRFLPERDLSGGRGWDLAFVVRQGRAVRLVSGGFAARRMA
- a CDS encoding VOC family protein, translated to MRREDLPAPQTGILLTHFLTVADVARSRAFYTDVLGGEAVLDENPCIVKLANAWIIMNPGGGPTPDKPDVTLHPPSDPGTATSFLNIRVADINSCYQEWSAKGAQFLTPPIDRKAELRCYMRDPDGYLIEVGQSTGLLQGILADPPAES